From Planococcus halocryophilus, the proteins below share one genomic window:
- a CDS encoding DUF3100 domain-containing protein, protein MSEKAIALWKDWRLHVIVLGIVAVTESIGIFKIPLGPGTILLLPMLYAVVIGLALYFTPLINDKQSINAEPLVFLSVSILIAKFGVQAGPALPQIIEAGPALLLQEFGNLGTIFLALPLAVFLGMKRESIGMTHSIGREANLALITDKYGLSSPEGRGVMAMYIFGTVFGSIFIGMISGFLATVTPLHPISFAMATGVGSGSMAAASLGPLIAAFPEMSETLTAFSGVSNLISSVTGLYMSIFVGLPLTVKMYEILSKNKEKKTVKGSVEYVKKH, encoded by the coding sequence ATGAGTGAGAAAGCTATAGCGTTATGGAAAGATTGGCGGTTACATGTCATTGTATTAGGCATTGTGGCGGTTACCGAATCAATCGGCATCTTCAAAATCCCACTAGGTCCAGGTACCATTCTATTACTGCCAATGCTTTATGCAGTTGTAATTGGTTTGGCCTTGTACTTTACCCCTTTAATAAACGACAAACAATCAATCAATGCCGAACCTTTAGTATTTCTTTCAGTTTCGATACTGATCGCAAAATTCGGTGTTCAAGCTGGACCAGCACTGCCACAGATTATTGAAGCAGGACCTGCTTTACTATTACAAGAGTTCGGGAATTTAGGAACAATCTTTTTAGCCTTACCATTAGCAGTATTTCTCGGTATGAAAAGAGAAAGTATTGGTATGACACATTCAATCGGGCGTGAAGCCAACCTCGCTTTGATTACTGATAAATATGGTTTGTCTTCACCAGAAGGCCGTGGCGTCATGGCCATGTATATTTTTGGTACAGTCTTTGGATCTATATTTATCGGAATGATTTCTGGTTTCTTAGCAACAGTGACTCCTTTGCACCCGATTTCTTTTGCCATGGCGACAGGAGTAGGAAGTGGTAGTATGGCGGCAGCTTCTCTTGGACCATTAATCGCAGCATTTCCTGAAATGAGTGAAACACTGACTGCTTTTTCAGGTGTCAGTAACTTAATCTCTTCTGTGACTGGACTGTACATGAGTATTTTTGTCGGACTTCCATTAACCGTGAAAATGTATGAAATCTTATCGAAAAACAAAGAGAAAAAAACAGTGAAAGGAAGCGTGGAATATGTTAAAAAACATTAA
- a CDS encoding HAD-IC family P-type ATPase codes for MQAKNWYGIDTVDLLEVLETDAEVGLSEEMAAKRHEEYGANELPEPKREPKLIKFFKHFNDVLIYVLLAAAVITLLLGHLIDTAVILMVVVINAVIGYIQQSKAEKALESIRKMLSLKAIVLRDSVRREVRSAELVPGDLVVLSAGEKNSADIRILKAANLKVEESSLTGESEAVGKKSAVLPNDTVLGDRLNMVFAGTTIAAGSGIGVVVAIGSATELGQISSSIEEVDRLQTPLLKQTAAFGKVISLTIIISSFVIFAIGYLFHDYATAELLLAIIGLAVAAIPEGLPAVLSIILAIGVQRMAGQNAIVRNLPSVETLGAVTVICSDKTGTLTKNEMTVTSVILEEKELTVTGTGYAPVGSIFYNKHPVNLVEYPDFKEFLTAVKTVNEAHLRCDEKGNWVISGDATEGCLITLAEKMNEEIQRLPILSKIPFDSDYKYMAALVEKEQSKWIYVKGAPESLLGMTDLSTSYGEGAYWHEKMFQHANKGERLIAVATKQVRSSTGFIDHEDMESGFRLIGLAGIIDPPREEVIEAIQQCRKAGIIVKMITGDHKDTAVAIGAQMGIGDGIRVLEGKDLDRMDDKELAQAAVNYDVFARTSPNNKLQLVKALQAEQHICAMTGDGVNDAPALKRADIGVAMGIKGTEVSKEAAGMVLVDDNFSTIVNAVKEGRRVYDNLKKTILFILPTNMSEGALIFVSILFGTAMPLTTVQILWVNMISAVTISLAIAFEKLEPGAMERPPRKPNSKLLSPYYIFRIFFVSIIICGGILLMNILLTEQQIDPSIVNTMTLQALVMVQLMYLFNCRSETEFALNRNFFSNKIAFIVSIILIAVQLTVTYTPFMNLLLGTVPLQAVDWIWPLTIGVLVFVIVEFEKWIVRHIKKS; via the coding sequence ATGCAAGCGAAAAATTGGTATGGAATAGATACGGTTGACTTACTAGAAGTATTAGAAACAGATGCAGAAGTTGGACTTAGCGAAGAAATGGCGGCAAAGCGTCATGAGGAATATGGAGCGAATGAACTGCCAGAACCTAAAAGAGAGCCTAAGCTGATCAAGTTTTTTAAACATTTTAATGATGTATTAATCTATGTATTACTTGCAGCTGCAGTAATTACGTTATTGTTAGGTCATTTAATAGATACGGCAGTGATTTTAATGGTAGTTGTAATCAATGCAGTTATTGGTTATATCCAACAAAGCAAAGCGGAAAAGGCATTGGAAAGTATTAGAAAGATGCTGTCATTAAAAGCGATAGTACTACGGGATTCAGTTAGAAGAGAAGTGCGCTCTGCGGAACTGGTACCTGGAGATCTAGTGGTGCTGTCTGCCGGTGAAAAAAACTCAGCAGATATTCGAATTTTGAAGGCTGCCAATTTAAAAGTGGAAGAGTCCTCTTTGACAGGTGAATCGGAAGCAGTGGGAAAAAAATCAGCAGTATTGCCAAATGATACGGTATTGGGTGATCGACTAAACATGGTGTTTGCAGGAACAACGATAGCCGCTGGTTCAGGAATAGGAGTAGTTGTTGCCATTGGATCAGCTACAGAGCTTGGGCAAATTAGCTCATCAATAGAAGAAGTCGATCGATTACAGACGCCATTATTAAAACAAACAGCAGCTTTTGGTAAAGTAATATCTTTGACCATTATCATTAGCTCTTTTGTCATATTCGCCATTGGTTATTTGTTTCATGATTATGCAACAGCTGAATTACTGCTGGCGATTATTGGACTAGCGGTAGCGGCGATTCCAGAAGGCCTACCAGCTGTTCTATCAATCATTTTGGCGATTGGAGTGCAGCGCATGGCAGGACAAAATGCCATTGTCCGCAATTTACCTTCTGTTGAAACTCTAGGAGCCGTTACGGTAATTTGTTCGGATAAAACAGGGACATTGACTAAAAATGAAATGACCGTTACTTCGGTGATATTAGAAGAAAAAGAATTAACTGTAACGGGAACTGGTTATGCACCAGTTGGATCGATTTTTTACAATAAACACCCGGTTAATCTTGTAGAATATCCAGATTTCAAGGAGTTTCTCACAGCTGTTAAAACGGTCAATGAAGCTCATTTGAGATGTGATGAGAAAGGAAATTGGGTCATTAGTGGAGATGCTACGGAAGGTTGCCTTATTACGCTAGCTGAAAAAATGAATGAAGAGATTCAAAGATTACCAATCTTATCGAAAATTCCTTTTGATTCGGATTATAAGTACATGGCAGCGCTAGTAGAAAAAGAGCAGAGTAAATGGATTTATGTGAAAGGTGCACCTGAAAGTTTATTGGGAATGACCGATTTGTCAACTTCTTATGGAGAAGGGGCTTACTGGCACGAAAAGATGTTTCAACATGCCAATAAAGGCGAGCGGTTGATTGCAGTTGCAACAAAGCAAGTTAGATCTTCTACTGGCTTTATTGATCATGAAGATATGGAATCGGGATTTAGGTTAATCGGTCTGGCAGGAATCATTGATCCTCCAAGGGAAGAAGTTATAGAGGCGATTCAACAATGTCGCAAGGCGGGTATTATCGTGAAAATGATTACGGGTGATCATAAAGATACAGCAGTCGCCATAGGTGCTCAAATGGGAATTGGTGATGGGATACGTGTTCTTGAAGGGAAAGATTTAGATCGAATGGATGACAAGGAGCTAGCACAGGCAGCAGTAAATTACGACGTCTTTGCTCGTACCAGCCCAAACAATAAGTTGCAGTTGGTCAAAGCATTACAAGCCGAACAGCATATTTGTGCCATGACTGGAGATGGTGTCAACGATGCGCCAGCGCTTAAACGTGCGGACATTGGTGTAGCGATGGGGATAAAAGGGACGGAAGTATCTAAGGAAGCAGCTGGAATGGTTTTAGTAGACGATAATTTTAGCACGATTGTGAATGCGGTCAAAGAAGGCAGGCGCGTTTATGATAATTTGAAAAAGACCATTCTGTTCATTTTGCCGACAAATATGTCAGAAGGCGCTTTGATTTTTGTTAGTATTTTGTTTGGTACAGCAATGCCTTTAACAACAGTTCAAATCCTTTGGGTTAATATGATTTCCGCGGTTACCATCTCCTTGGCCATTGCTTTTGAAAAATTGGAACCGGGTGCTATGGAGCGGCCACCAAGAAAGCCAAATTCCAAATTGCTGAGCCCTTATTATATTTTTCGAATCTTTTTTGTTTCAATCATCATTTGTGGTGGAATTCTATTAATGAATATACTTTTGACCGAACAGCAAATAGATCCATCTATTGTTAATACGATGACGTTACAAGCATTGGTAATGGTTCAGTTGATGTATCTATTCAATTGTCGCAGTGAGACCGAGTTTGCATTAAACCGAAATTTTTTCTCGAATAAAATTGCGTTCATTGTCTCCATCATTTTAATTGCTGTGCAGCTTACGGTGACCTATACGCCATTTATGAATCTCTTACTTGGAACCGTTCCATTGCAAGCAGTGGATTGGATATGGCCATTAACGATTGGTGTTTTGGTATTTGTTATTGTGGAATTTGAAAAATGGATTGTTCGTCATATTAAAAAATCATAA
- a CDS encoding VOC family protein, translating into MDRVIQKITTNLWFDMNAEQAVEFYTSVFNNSKVGRVTYYSGVGNENHRLNAGKVMTIEFQIEGQEFLALNGSPAFQYTEAISFIINCESQEEVDYYWDKLTQGSDEKTQMCGWLTDRFGITWQVIPVELNNMLIDGEAKKVERLTNALLKMKKLDLNELRRAYE; encoded by the coding sequence ATGGATCGTGTCATTCAAAAAATAACGACGAATTTATGGTTTGATATGAATGCTGAACAAGCAGTAGAGTTCTATACGTCGGTTTTCAATAACTCGAAAGTCGGACGAGTAACATATTATAGTGGTGTAGGTAATGAAAATCATCGTCTCAATGCAGGAAAAGTCATGACAATCGAGTTTCAGATTGAAGGTCAGGAGTTTTTAGCTCTAAATGGGAGCCCAGCGTTTCAATATACCGAAGCAATTTCGTTCATCATCAATTGCGAATCTCAAGAGGAAGTGGATTATTATTGGGATAAATTAACCCAAGGCAGTGATGAAAAAACGCAAATGTGTGGCTGGTTAACGGATCGGTTTGGAATTACTTGGCAAGTAATTCCAGTCGAATTAAATAATATGCTGATTGATGGTGAAGCAAAAAAAGTAGAACGATTAACAAATGCATTACTGAAAATGAAGAAATTAGATTTAAATGAATTGCGTAGGGCGTATGAATAA
- a CDS encoding C45 family autoproteolytic acyltransferase/hydolase, whose product MKDIHSDILEFRGSHYDFGMRQGELLKDSVILDNRRKQWKAKRPRFEINVQETEEAYREFAPRIWDELLGLQESLGLPMEEVIRDFGGYRIDAMPSGCSIVTGKDFMVRNYDFHPQTYEGRFSLFHPTDGGYAIIGPTSRILGRMDGMNEKGLAMGYNFTHRKKPGEGFVCYLIGRIILETCATVNEAVELLTKIPHRGSFSYIVTDTSGETRIIEASPRAVDVRIGNVCTNHFEIQQHENRNYLKDSFDRLIAVQTQEQQTKDVMSAFRLFNDTDKGVFSTLYKSWAGTIHTSAYLPKEKKVWFALGGNQQPFVFDFNSWLQGEDLAIQSIHGEVDTDIGFAHVDKQFV is encoded by the coding sequence ATGAAAGATATACATAGTGATATTTTAGAATTTAGAGGCAGCCATTATGATTTTGGTATGAGGCAAGGGGAACTTTTAAAAGATAGTGTGATATTGGATAATCGGAGAAAGCAATGGAAAGCGAAAAGACCAAGATTTGAAATAAACGTGCAGGAAACAGAAGAGGCTTATCGTGAGTTTGCGCCAAGAATATGGGACGAATTATTGGGACTACAAGAGAGTCTTGGTTTGCCGATGGAAGAAGTGATACGTGACTTTGGTGGTTACCGAATTGACGCGATGCCTTCTGGCTGCTCGATTGTGACTGGAAAAGATTTTATGGTTCGGAATTATGATTTCCACCCTCAAACGTACGAAGGACGCTTTAGTTTGTTTCATCCGACTGATGGAGGATATGCCATTATCGGACCAACATCACGGATTCTTGGACGGATGGATGGGATGAATGAGAAAGGTTTGGCGATGGGCTATAATTTTACGCACCGGAAAAAGCCTGGAGAGGGCTTTGTTTGTTATTTGATTGGGCGTATTATTTTAGAAACTTGTGCTACGGTAAATGAGGCAGTAGAACTACTGACGAAAATTCCTCACCGAGGATCATTTAGTTATATTGTGACAGATACCAGTGGAGAAACACGTATTATTGAAGCAAGCCCACGTGCAGTTGATGTTCGAATCGGGAATGTTTGTACCAATCATTTCGAAATTCAACAGCACGAAAACCGTAATTATTTGAAAGACTCGTTTGATCGATTAATAGCGGTTCAAACTCAAGAACAGCAAACAAAAGATGTGATGAGTGCGTTCCGTTTATTTAACGACACGGACAAAGGTGTTTTTTCAACCCTTTATAAAAGCTGGGCAGGAACGATTCATACATCTGCCTATTTACCGAAAGAAAAAAAGGTTTGGTTTGCGCTTGGCGGAAATCAACAACCGTTTGTTTTTGACTTTAATAGCTGGTTGCAAGGAGAAGATTTAGCTATTCAATCGATACATGGAGAGGTAGACACCGATATTGGTTTTGCGCATGTTGATAAACAATTTGTGTAG
- a CDS encoding C45 family autoproteolytic acyltransferase/hydolase — MKRVHSDIVQFRGSHYEFGRMQGELLKESLILPNRQKQRKASSRHLIIDEQRAKNILLTLAPRVWEEINGLADSLDWSMHEAIREFGGYYLEYTRSGCSIYTESEFMVRNYDSSPQGYEGRLALYQPTDGGFATIGPTMQITGRTDGMNEKGLVMGYNFINRRNSEDGFICNMIGRLILENCATIDDAVALLEELPHRRSFSYVLLDRTGKSVVVEASPRSVVVRESAVSTNHFELLVEENRYQTDDSRRREQMMLQQHKKIDAYNAFRLLNDSDKGVFSKKYSTASGTLHTASYFQHSLKVGFAIGPDRLPLMLDFDKWLQGERLYAKRINGKIDTHLPFVHMAEL; from the coding sequence ATGAAACGAGTGCATAGCGATATTGTTCAGTTTCGCGGAAGCCATTATGAATTTGGTCGGATGCAAGGAGAATTGCTAAAAGAATCATTGATACTTCCAAACCGCCAAAAGCAAAGAAAAGCTTCTAGCCGCCATTTAATTATTGATGAACAACGCGCAAAAAATATATTATTAACCTTAGCTCCAAGAGTATGGGAAGAAATTAATGGCTTAGCCGACTCTCTCGACTGGTCGATGCATGAGGCGATTCGAGAATTCGGTGGCTATTATTTGGAATACACCCGAAGCGGCTGCTCAATTTATACCGAGTCTGAATTTATGGTACGTAATTACGATAGTTCACCACAAGGGTATGAAGGTCGACTTGCTTTGTATCAACCTACTGATGGAGGTTTTGCGACGATTGGACCGACCATGCAAATTACCGGGCGCACTGATGGGATGAACGAAAAAGGCTTAGTCATGGGCTATAACTTCATTAATCGCCGCAACTCAGAAGATGGGTTTATCTGTAATATGATCGGCCGTTTGATTTTAGAAAACTGTGCGACTATTGATGACGCTGTGGCGTTGCTAGAAGAACTGCCTCATCGCCGCTCTTTTAGTTACGTACTATTAGACCGTACCGGAAAATCAGTAGTAGTCGAAGCATCGCCTCGTTCTGTCGTCGTTCGTGAATCGGCTGTTTCTACTAATCATTTCGAGTTATTAGTTGAAGAAAATCGCTACCAAACCGATGACTCCCGCAGAAGAGAACAGATGATGTTGCAACAACATAAAAAAATCGATGCATACAATGCTTTTCGTCTACTAAATGACTCGGATAAAGGGGTCTTTTCGAAAAAGTACAGCACAGCTTCAGGCACTCTTCACACCGCTTCTTACTTCCAACATAGCTTAAAAGTTGGATTTGCTATCGGTCCAGATCGCCTACCGCTGATGCTAGATTTTGATAAATGGCTGCAAGGTGAACGCTTATATGCCAAACGAATTAATGGAAAAATAGATACACATCTGCCATTTGTTCATATGGCAGAACTTTAA
- a CDS encoding B3/4 domain-containing protein, producing MKLTIDPQIKETLSDFKIGVIHYNNITVSDSPQMLKGRLQLFQEQLYFELEDKEFTDFPGLLEWQLIWKALGADPSRYRPSAEALYRRIKKQNYLSVVDSAVDMNSFLSLQYEIPLGLYDADKVEGDIEIAVGTNADRYEGLNNRINTLTGILVSKDAQGAFGSPYVDSKRTAVTEQTKNAVHIFYLRPSMAKDTALQLLTAASNMFTGINGGDAEIYVV from the coding sequence ATGAAACTGACAATCGATCCTCAAATAAAAGAAACACTAAGTGACTTTAAAATTGGTGTCATTCATTATAACAATATCACCGTTTCCGATTCACCTCAAATGTTAAAAGGCCGTCTCCAGCTTTTTCAAGAGCAATTATACTTCGAGTTGGAAGATAAAGAGTTCACAGATTTTCCTGGCCTGCTCGAATGGCAATTAATTTGGAAAGCATTAGGTGCTGACCCTAGCCGTTACCGCCCATCTGCTGAAGCCTTATACCGCCGTATCAAAAAGCAAAATTATTTATCAGTTGTCGATTCTGCTGTCGACATGAATAGCTTTTTGTCGCTGCAATACGAAATTCCGCTTGGTTTATATGACGCCGATAAAGTTGAAGGCGATATTGAAATTGCAGTCGGGACTAACGCAGACCGCTACGAAGGCTTGAATAATCGCATCAACACCTTAACTGGCATTCTTGTATCCAAAGATGCTCAAGGCGCGTTTGGCAGCCCTTATGTGGATTCTAAACGGACAGCTGTTACGGAACAGACAAAAAATGCAGTACATATCTTCTATCTACGTCCATCAATGGCAAAAGACACAGCTTTGCAGCTTCTCACCGCTGCTTCAAATATGTTCACTGGCATTAACGGCGGAGACGCTGAAATTTATGTAGTGTAA
- the queG gene encoding tRNA epoxyqueuosine(34) reductase QueG, giving the protein MNLDQFQKELVAYASDIGIDKIGFASAEPFYSLKHQLIRQQQLNYQSGFEESDVEKRTRPELLLNEAVSIISIAIAYPSRMTDAPQGVKGERRGIFSRSSWGKDYHAALRERLALLEAFIASRYPEARMRSMVDTGELSDRAVAERAGIGWSAKNTNIITPEFGSYVYLGEMITNIPFRFDEPMEDQCGDCRLCIDSCPTGAIVEGGQLNAQRCISFLTQTKGFLPEEFRGKIGNRLYGCDTCQTVCPKNKRKANQIHAEFEPDPEIAKPLLLPLLTISNREFKDKFGYVSGSWRGKKPIQRNAILALAHFKETAAVPVLIQLLESDERPVIRGTAAWAIGKIGTAEGLVALQQAEKSEKEEEVQEEIQKGLAFFAERSKG; this is encoded by the coding sequence ATGAATCTTGATCAATTTCAAAAAGAACTTGTTGCGTATGCCTCGGACATCGGAATTGATAAAATCGGTTTTGCTTCGGCAGAACCTTTTTATAGCTTAAAGCATCAATTGATTCGCCAGCAACAGTTAAATTACCAGTCTGGATTTGAAGAATCAGACGTCGAAAAACGCACACGACCTGAATTATTATTAAACGAAGCGGTTAGCATTATTTCCATCGCTATCGCTTATCCATCACGGATGACGGATGCCCCACAAGGCGTTAAAGGTGAGCGGCGAGGGATTTTCTCGCGGTCTTCTTGGGGCAAAGACTACCATGCGGCACTTAGAGAGAGGCTGGCGCTGTTAGAAGCGTTTATCGCGTCGCGTTATCCAGAAGCGCGAATGCGGTCAATGGTGGATACCGGTGAGCTGTCTGACCGTGCAGTAGCGGAACGTGCTGGAATTGGCTGGAGTGCCAAAAATACCAATATTATTACGCCGGAATTTGGTTCGTATGTGTATTTAGGTGAAATGATAACCAATATTCCGTTTCGGTTTGATGAACCGATGGAAGATCAATGCGGCGATTGTCGTTTGTGCATTGATAGCTGTCCGACTGGGGCGATAGTCGAAGGTGGGCAATTAAACGCTCAGCGCTGCATTTCGTTTTTGACGCAAACAAAAGGATTTTTGCCAGAGGAGTTTCGTGGTAAAATTGGTAACCGGTTGTATGGTTGTGACACGTGTCAAACGGTGTGTCCAAAAAACAAACGTAAAGCCAATCAAATCCATGCGGAATTTGAACCGGACCCCGAAATTGCCAAACCGTTATTGTTGCCATTATTAACGATTTCCAACAGGGAATTCAAGGATAAGTTTGGTTATGTGTCCGGATCGTGGCGAGGCAAAAAGCCGATTCAGCGAAATGCCATTTTGGCGTTAGCGCATTTTAAAGAAACGGCTGCTGTGCCTGTGTTGATTCAGTTGCTCGAAAGTGATGAGCGGCCAGTCATACGAGGAACCGCGGCATGGGCGATTGGTAAAATTGGAACAGCAGAAGGTTTAGTTGCTTTGCAGCAAGCAGAAAAAAGTGAGAAAGAAGAAGAAGTGCAAGAAGAAATTCAAAAAGGATTGGCATTTTTTGCTGAAAGATCGAAAGGATAA
- the trmL gene encoding tRNA (uridine(34)/cytosine(34)/5-carboxymethylaminomethyluridine(34)-2'-O)-methyltransferase TrmL has translation MAIHIVLYQPLIPANTGNIARSCAGTGVKLHLIRPLGFSTDDKMLKRAGLDYWEHIDIHYYDGLQELFDRYKNGAFYYITKFGAKTHTSYDYSDREKDHFFVFGQETKGLPEELIEQNPDHCLRIPMNDNIRSLNLSNTAAILMYEALRQQDYPGLE, from the coding sequence TTGGCTATTCATATTGTATTATACCAACCGCTGATTCCAGCAAATACAGGAAATATTGCGCGTTCATGCGCAGGAACAGGTGTGAAATTGCACTTGATACGTCCGCTAGGCTTTTCAACAGACGATAAAATGCTAAAACGCGCTGGACTTGATTATTGGGAGCATATTGATATTCATTATTATGATGGATTGCAAGAATTGTTTGACCGATACAAAAACGGAGCGTTTTACTATATTACGAAGTTCGGTGCAAAGACACATACTTCTTATGATTATTCCGATAGAGAAAAAGATCATTTCTTTGTATTTGGACAAGAAACAAAAGGGTTGCCAGAAGAATTGATCGAGCAAAATCCGGATCATTGCTTGCGGATTCCGATGAACGACAATATCCGTTCGCTCAATCTGTCAAATACGGCAGCTATTTTAATGTACGAAGCGTTACGCCAACAAGATTATCCAGGGTTAGAATAA
- a CDS encoding NCS2 family permease translates to MFHLKENNTTIKTEITAGMTTFLTMAYIVIVNPVILGAAGVPFDQVFLATIIAAAIGTLWMALAANYPIAIAPGMGLNAYFTSMVLGSDGAIDYVTAFAAVFVAGLIFVILSLTSLRKVLIQAIPENLKHAITAGIGLFIAFIGMRLSGLIVANDANLVGLGDLTSPPVSLTLLGLLITVIFMSLNIHGGIFYGMIITGIVAFFTGQLKFNAGLMKLPSLPEGILIWNPLEALQLVIEFGLYGVVFSFLLVTLFDTTGTMIGVAKQAGLMKDNKMPRMRQALLADSIAATAGAMVGTSPTSAYVESSAGVAAGGRTGLTSLTVAILFIIAAFFGPLVGSLSSVAAITAPALIIVGSLMIGSVKQIEWEKFDEAFPAFLIVLAMPLTSSIATGIAFGFISYPLMKVFKGKGKSVHPILYIFAILFAIQLLIAPH, encoded by the coding sequence ATGTTTCATTTAAAAGAAAATAATACCACGATAAAGACTGAAATCACTGCCGGTATGACGACTTTCTTAACAATGGCTTATATCGTGATTGTCAATCCCGTTATTTTAGGGGCAGCGGGTGTACCGTTTGACCAAGTATTTCTGGCTACCATTATCGCCGCTGCCATCGGAACTTTGTGGATGGCGTTAGCTGCTAATTACCCTATCGCCATCGCACCAGGCATGGGCTTGAACGCTTATTTCACTTCGATGGTTCTCGGTTCAGACGGTGCCATCGACTATGTAACTGCTTTTGCAGCGGTTTTTGTCGCAGGTCTTATTTTTGTTATACTGTCATTAACTTCTTTGAGAAAAGTATTGATTCAAGCCATTCCAGAAAACTTAAAACATGCAATCACAGCGGGAATTGGTTTATTTATCGCTTTTATCGGGATGAGACTGAGTGGATTGATTGTGGCTAATGATGCCAATTTGGTCGGATTAGGTGATCTAACGTCTCCCCCAGTCTCCTTAACTTTGCTTGGATTACTCATTACCGTCATTTTTATGTCCTTAAACATTCACGGTGGTATTTTTTACGGCATGATTATTACTGGTATCGTTGCGTTTTTTACAGGTCAATTAAAATTCAATGCAGGATTGATGAAGCTTCCTTCTTTACCCGAAGGTATCCTTATTTGGAATCCTTTAGAAGCTCTTCAATTAGTTATTGAATTCGGCTTATATGGTGTTGTCTTTTCATTCTTACTTGTTACTTTATTTGATACTACCGGGACCATGATCGGCGTTGCTAAGCAAGCCGGTCTTATGAAAGACAATAAAATGCCGAGAATGCGACAAGCTTTGTTAGCTGATTCGATTGCCGCTACAGCAGGTGCAATGGTTGGGACAAGCCCAACTTCTGCTTATGTAGAATCTTCTGCAGGTGTGGCAGCTGGAGGACGTACTGGTTTGACAAGTTTAACAGTCGCTATTTTGTTTATTATTGCAGCATTTTTCGGGCCTTTGGTTGGCTCTTTATCAAGTGTCGCAGCCATCACAGCACCAGCCCTAATTATAGTTGGGAGTTTAATGATTGGCTCTGTTAAACAAATTGAATGGGAAAAATTCGACGAAGCTTTTCCCGCGTTTTTGATTGTCCTTGCTATGCCATTAACCTCTAGTATTGCGACGGGTATTGCTTTCGGATTTATTTCTTATCCACTGATGAAAGTTTTTAAAGGAAAAGGTAAATCTGTCCATCCGATTCTTTATATCTTTGCTATCTTGTTTGCCATTCAACTGTTAATCGCACCTCATTGA
- a CDS encoding aldo/keto reductase, translating into MDLTINSTKKLHNGVEMPRFGLGVYKMTDKEAAVEAMITAIGEGYKAIDTATIYDNEAEVGEAVRNSGVKREDLFITSKVWNTDQGYDETLRAFEASLKRLDFDYLDLYLTHWAIEGKYVDTYRAIQRLYDEKLVRSIGVSNHHEHHLEKILATANTKPMVNQIELHPQLTQVPLRNYCEENDIAVTSWSPLARGRLLEDPVLSKIAKQHNKSIAQVIIRWHLQSDLIVIPKSVKPSRIQENAHVFDFSLTQEEMKMIDELNQDWRSGTNPDDITV; encoded by the coding sequence ATGGACTTAACGATCAACTCAACAAAAAAATTACATAATGGAGTCGAAATGCCGCGCTTTGGTCTTGGCGTTTACAAAATGACCGATAAAGAAGCGGCAGTCGAAGCGATGATCACAGCGATTGGAGAAGGCTATAAAGCGATTGACACGGCGACTATTTACGATAACGAAGCAGAGGTAGGAGAAGCGGTTCGAAATTCTGGCGTGAAGCGTGAAGACTTATTTATCACATCAAAAGTTTGGAATACCGACCAAGGTTATGACGAAACATTGCGTGCATTTGAAGCATCACTAAAGCGTCTAGACTTTGATTATTTAGATCTTTATTTGACTCATTGGGCGATTGAAGGAAAGTACGTAGATACGTATCGCGCGATTCAGCGTCTTTACGATGAGAAATTAGTTCGTTCAATCGGCGTTTCGAATCACCATGAGCACCATCTAGAGAAAATTTTAGCAACAGCTAATACCAAACCAATGGTCAATCAAATTGAATTGCATCCACAGTTGACGCAAGTTCCGTTGCGGAATTATTGTGAGGAAAATGATATTGCCGTAACTTCGTGGTCGCCACTTGCAAGAGGCCGTCTATTAGAAGACCCGGTATTATCGAAAATCGCAAAACAACATAACAAGTCAATTGCACAAGTGATTATTCGCTGGCATTTGCAAAGTGATTTGATTGTTATTCCAAAATCAGTGAAGCCCTCACGTATTCAAGAAAATGCGCACGTATTCGATTTTTCATTAACGCAAGAAGAAATGAAGATGATTGATGAGCTAAACCAAGATTGGCGGAGCGGAACAAACCCAGATGACATTACGGTTTAA